A genome region from Euphorbia lathyris chromosome 4, ddEupLath1.1, whole genome shotgun sequence includes the following:
- the LOC136227522 gene encoding probable sugar phosphate/phosphate translocator At3g11320: protein MKSTSRFFTIGLVASWYSSNIGVLLLNKYLLSNYGFKYPIFLTMCHMTACSLLSYIAIAWMKMVPMQTIRSRVQFFKITALSLVFCVSVVFGNISLRFLPVSFNQAIGATTPFFTAVFAYLMTLRREAWLTYVTLVPVVTGVVIASGGEPSFHLFGFIMCIAATAARALKSVLQGILLSSEGEKLNSMNLLLYMAPIAVVFLLPATLIMEDNVVGITLALARDDIKIVWYLLFNSSLAYFVNLTNFLVTKHTSALTLQVLGNAKGAVAVVVSILIFKNPVSVTGMMGYALTVFGVILYSEAKKRSK, encoded by the exons ATGAAGAGTACATCGCGGTTCTTCACAATCGGTCTAGTTGCCTCCTGGTACTCATCAAATATTGGGGTTTTGTTACTGAACAAGTACTTGCTCAGCAATTATGGCTTCAAGTATCCGATCTTCCTTACTATGTGCCATATGACCGCTTGTAGTTTGCTTAGCTATATCGCCATTGCTTGGATGAAGATGGTCCCTATGCAGACAATTCGTTCCCGCGTTCAATTCTTCAAGATCACCGCCTTGAGTCTCGTTTTCTGCGTGTCGGTCGTGTTTGGTAATATTTCCTTGAGGTTCTTGCCCGTCTCGTTTAATCAGGCGATTGGTGCTACGACGCCATTTTTCACTGCGGTTTTTGCTTATTTGATGACTCTTAGGAGAGAGGCTTGGCTTACTTATGTCACCTTGGTTCCCGTTGTTACTGGAGTTGTTATTGCCAGTGGG GGTGAGCCAAGCTTTCATCTGTTTGGGTTTATAATGTGTATTGCGGCTACAGCTGCAAGGGCACTCAAATCAGTGCTGCAGGGGATTTTACTTTCTTCGGAGGG GGAAAAGCTGAATTCTATGAATCTCCTTCTCTACATGGCTCCTATTGCTGTAGTGTTTTTGCTCCCTGCAACTCTTATCATGGAAGATAATGTTGTTGGCATTACACTGGCTCTTGCAAGGGATGATATTAAGATCGTCTGGTACCTATTGTTCAACTCATCACTGGCATATTTTGTGAATTTGACCAATTTCTTGGTCACAAAACACACCAGTGCTTTGACTTTACAG GTTCTAGGGAATGCAAAAGGGGCTGTAGCAGTTGTTGTTTcgattttaattttcaaaaatccGGTGTCAGTAACTGGAATGATGGGTTACGCACTTACAGTCTTTGGAGTCATCCTCTACAGCGAAGCTAAGAAAAGAAGCAAATGA